TGTGATTGCGAGAACAACTTCTGATATTTTCTTCCTGAGCTTGGATGGAAGGTCAAGTAGAAAGTTTTTGATAAAGTGATTTATAGTTTTTCTGCAATTCATACATACCTCCTTTTGCCTTTATTTTACGAGGCAAGAGGAGGTTATTTCACTTTAATTTTTACCAAACTCTGCTACAAACTTCAGGGTTAGTATCTTGAAAGAAAAAAAAACAAACATCCATAATTTCCTGTGGGGAAAGTCTTTTGTATGGAAACAGTTGGTAACTATTTGAGAAATCTGAGATTGAGTAAGAGTATATCCATAGAAGAGGTGGTAAGGAATACAAATATATCACGAAAGTATATTGAAGGTATAGAGAGAGAAGATTTTTCTGAGTTTCCGGGTGAGGTTTATATAAAAGGTTACATAAGGTCGTATGCGTCTTTTCTAGGAGGCGATCCTGAGTATGCGGTGAAACTTTATGAAAAGAAACAAATAGAGGAGAGAGAAGTACCATTGGAGATGCTTATAGGAAAAAGAAGATCTATACTTGACAGGGTAAATGTTAGAAAGGTTCTTATGGTATTGAGTATAGTAGGCATAGTGGTATTGTTGGTGTGGGTAGTTTTTTCCGCTTTGTTTTCAAGAGGCTATGAAGTTCTAGTTGATACTGCTAATGTAAGGACGATTCTCAAAAGTTTTTCGGTAGGCGAAGAGTTTTCACATAAGCTTGGTGATAGAGAAATAAATATAAAGCTTATTGAAGT
This portion of the Brevinematia bacterium genome encodes:
- a CDS encoding RodZ domain-containing protein, which translates into the protein METVGNYLRNLRLSKSISIEEVVRNTNISRKYIEGIEREDFSEFPGEVYIKGYIRSYASFLGGDPEYAVKLYEKKQIEEREVPLEMLIGKRRSILDRVNVRKVLMVLSIVGIVVLLVWVVFSALFSRGYEVLVDTANVRTILKSFSVGEEFSHKLGDREINIKLIEVRNNGNDIVLSINNTISSFVLKNKSMMDFNLDGIVDLEIKYESFIEGKPKIRMSFYKSQEKKSKEEVVFLGETSLPLEFEIVSRSLVWVSVSADNMDEEQVYLKNGEEKKFVVRSKLILKTSNIESISIKVNGKQIQVEGKGPSYVVFDLIEGVKGVTIKIGYLE